From a single Nocardioides sp. dk884 genomic region:
- a CDS encoding oxygenase MpaB family protein → MGVRDQLGQAIFQRVAGSDGDVNRQRIHGRPGPRLFEAGSPITTVHGDASMFVGGLRALLLQTLHPAAMRGVAEHSDYRVDTWGRLARTSTFLATTTFGHVEDAEAAIARVRRIHERVRGTMPDGTPYAASDPHLLGWVHAAEADSFLRAHDVYGHTRLDAAGRDTYLAKLAEVGRRLGVVDPPTTTEELAATLASYRPELRATPEAREAVAHVLLHPPLPLAARPPYAVLGAAAVALMPAWTRRPLRLPWLPVTERTVVRALGSLATGTIRWAMQPAPVDGPEDLEESLRRT, encoded by the coding sequence ATGGGCGTGCGGGACCAGCTCGGACAGGCCATCTTCCAGCGCGTCGCCGGCTCGGACGGCGACGTGAACAGGCAGCGCATCCACGGTCGCCCCGGACCACGTCTGTTCGAGGCGGGCTCGCCGATCACCACGGTGCACGGCGACGCCTCGATGTTCGTCGGCGGCCTGCGCGCCCTGCTGCTCCAGACCCTCCACCCGGCCGCCATGCGCGGCGTCGCCGAGCACTCCGACTACCGCGTCGACACCTGGGGCCGGCTGGCGCGCACCAGCACGTTCCTGGCCACCACGACCTTCGGCCACGTCGAGGACGCGGAGGCCGCGATCGCCCGGGTCCGCCGCATCCACGAGCGGGTGCGCGGCACGATGCCCGACGGGACGCCGTACGCCGCCTCCGACCCGCACCTGCTGGGCTGGGTGCATGCCGCGGAGGCGGACAGCTTCCTGCGCGCCCACGACGTCTACGGCCACACGCGCCTCGACGCCGCGGGCCGCGACACCTACCTCGCCAAGCTCGCCGAGGTCGGCCGCCGCCTGGGCGTGGTCGACCCGCCGACGACCACCGAGGAGCTGGCCGCCACGCTGGCCTCCTACCGCCCCGAGCTGCGCGCCACCCCCGAGGCCCGCGAGGCGGTCGCCCACGTGTTGCTGCACCCGCCGCTGCCGCTCGCGGCCCGCCCGCCGTACGCCGTGCTGGGCGCGGCCGCGGTCGCGCTGATGCCCGCGTGGACCCGCCGGCCGCTGCGGCTGCCCTGGCTGCCGGTGACCGAGCGCACCGTCGTCCGGGCGCTGGGGTCGCTGGCCACCGGCACCATCCGCTGGGCGATGCAGCCGGCGCCGGTGGACGGCCCGGAGGATCTTGAGGAGAGCCTTCGCAGAACTTGA
- a CDS encoding WXG100 family type VII secretion target, with amino-acid sequence MAVPTLVDITLAPPAPGTREIAHDPTFMAWDATFSELRDVANLGIDALNKAGAGLPRLPEESLEELIVRPLSGDYAAIRQNANACGDVRSALHVWADNLLRLSVGVDPAWGGQAATAYVVQVNLLGLAGRAVAELVGAGAEVLEVVAGFVERLAVEVERLLVDLGQALFRLVAKLSSKVAGPVGWAAFAAELVTRGLDAVTDIIDDVRLVVDLVRTLLDLRDTVTAWVSEQRERLALFAELPGLMSR; translated from the coding sequence ATGGCCGTTCCCACGCTGGTCGACATCACCCTGGCCCCGCCGGCGCCCGGCACCCGCGAGATCGCGCACGACCCCACCTTCATGGCCTGGGACGCGACCTTCTCGGAGCTGCGCGACGTGGCGAACCTCGGCATCGACGCGCTCAACAAGGCCGGCGCCGGCCTGCCCCGGCTGCCCGAGGAGAGCCTCGAGGAGCTGATCGTCCGGCCGCTGTCCGGCGACTACGCCGCGATCCGGCAGAACGCCAACGCCTGCGGCGACGTCCGCTCCGCGCTGCACGTGTGGGCCGACAACCTGCTGCGGCTCTCGGTCGGCGTCGACCCGGCCTGGGGCGGGCAGGCGGCGACGGCGTACGTCGTGCAGGTCAACCTGCTCGGGCTGGCCGGGCGGGCCGTGGCGGAGCTGGTCGGCGCGGGTGCCGAGGTGCTGGAGGTGGTCGCCGGCTTCGTCGAGCGGCTGGCGGTGGAGGTCGAGCGGCTCCTCGTGGACCTCGGCCAGGCCCTGTTCCGGCTGGTCGCCAAGCTCAGCTCCAAGGTGGCCGGCCCGGTGGGCTGGGCCGCGTTCGCCGCCGAGCTGGTGACCCGCGGTCTCGACGCGGTCACCGACATCATCGACGATGTCCGGCTCGTGGTGGACCTGGTGCGCACCCTGCTGGACCTGCGCGACACGGTCACCGCGTGGGTGAGCGAGCAACGCGAGCGCCTCGCGCTCTTCGCCGAGCTGCCGGGGCTGATGTCGCGGTGA
- a CDS encoding MSCRAMM family protein, which translates to MENLRIRRVPVLLALVALVAGLLLAVATPPPATGVPSTGTVVGEITGPQRTAPRLKMLWFSKDWRYLGQKTVRNGIYTLSIAPGTYRLQFVDQRPAYDLTKYAPGDLTVTVRAGHKVQRNVRLVRGAGITGVARGGGKVLPGAKVIAANAGEQSFETKANARGEFAVGGLPPGRYSLFTWDRTGTWVDKSAWAGGLKLGQVRNVNPHLRTRGGTLLVDLRYDRVAGSKVRQRVTVTVVSKASGQWWSARSRRDGTVTFRGLHPGGYTMVAPGVGSYLPQNGRVRGARVRAGRADLASTFVWTRRGAWVSGTVADGADPSFALASAEVMLFDRAGTKLATTTADSRGRFQFSGQLTTQTGLTVVANPQADRGGWMTTRTSYCMFTSYRRANVSVTTGRGTSVGILLLPRSTASGQPTQCRPAAPTPTPTPTPTPTAEPTPTPTPSPTPTPTPTVTVTVTPTPTPTPTVDPVS; encoded by the coding sequence GTGGAGAACCTGCGGATCCGTCGCGTGCCCGTCCTGCTCGCGCTCGTCGCGCTCGTCGCGGGCCTGCTGCTCGCGGTCGCGACACCGCCGCCCGCGACGGGTGTCCCGAGCACCGGCACGGTGGTCGGCGAGATCACCGGCCCCCAGCGGACCGCGCCGCGGCTGAAGATGCTGTGGTTCAGCAAGGACTGGCGCTACCTCGGCCAGAAGACCGTGCGCAACGGCATCTACACCCTCAGCATCGCCCCGGGCACCTACCGCCTGCAGTTCGTCGACCAGCGCCCGGCGTACGACCTGACCAAGTACGCCCCCGGTGACCTCACCGTCACGGTGCGTGCCGGTCACAAGGTGCAGCGCAACGTGCGACTCGTCCGCGGAGCCGGCATCACCGGCGTCGCCCGCGGCGGCGGCAAGGTGCTGCCCGGCGCGAAGGTGATCGCCGCCAACGCCGGGGAGCAGTCCTTCGAGACCAAGGCCAACGCGCGGGGCGAGTTCGCCGTCGGCGGCCTGCCGCCGGGGCGGTACTCGCTGTTCACCTGGGACCGCACCGGAACCTGGGTCGACAAGAGCGCCTGGGCCGGCGGGCTCAAGCTCGGCCAGGTCCGCAACGTGAACCCGCACCTGCGCACCCGCGGCGGCACCCTCCTCGTCGACCTGCGCTACGACCGGGTCGCCGGCTCCAAGGTCCGTCAGCGCGTCACCGTCACCGTGGTGAGCAAGGCGAGCGGACAGTGGTGGAGCGCGCGCAGCCGCCGGGACGGCACCGTCACCTTCCGCGGCCTGCACCCTGGCGGCTACACGATGGTGGCGCCCGGCGTCGGCAGCTATCTCCCCCAGAACGGCCGGGTCCGCGGCGCCCGGGTCCGCGCCGGGCGCGCCGACCTGGCGAGCACGTTCGTGTGGACCAGGCGAGGAGCCTGGGTGAGCGGAACGGTGGCGGACGGCGCCGACCCGTCCTTCGCGTTGGCCAGCGCGGAGGTCATGCTCTTCGACCGGGCCGGGACCAAGCTCGCCACCACGACCGCCGACTCCCGTGGCCGGTTCCAGTTCAGCGGTCAGCTGACGACCCAGACCGGCCTGACAGTGGTCGCCAACCCGCAGGCCGACCGCGGCGGGTGGATGACCACCCGCACCAGCTACTGCATGTTCACGTCCTACCGGCGTGCCAACGTGTCGGTCACGACCGGGCGCGGCACCTCCGTGGGCATCCTGCTCCTGCCCCGCTCCACCGCCTCGGGCCAGCCGACCCAGTGCCGGCCGGCCGCGCCGACACCCACGCCGACGCCCACGCCCACGCCCACCGCGGAGCCGACCCCGACTCCGACCCCGAGCCCGACGCCGACCCCGACGCCAACCGTCACGGTGACCGTAACGCCGACGCCGACGCCGACGCCGACGGTGGACCCGGTCAGCTGA
- the serA gene encoding phosphoglycerate dehydrogenase yields MKVLLLENIHPVAVEQLEARGFEVELLSRSLSEDELIAALPGVSMLGIRSNTTVTEKVLAAAPDLLAIGCFCIGTNQVDLAAASARGVAVFNAPYSNTRSVVELVIGEIIALARRLPEKIERMHAGVWDKSAKGSHEVRGRILGIVGYGNIGTQLSTVAEALGMQVVFYDTADRPAHGNARRMNSLEELLAISDVVSLHIDGRPGNAGLFGATQFSQMKPRALFINASRGMVVDDHALRDHLQSGHLAGAALDVFPVEPKAQGDEFESVLRGLDNVILTPHVGGSTQEAQEEIGRFVSGKLVSFALEGSTALSVNMPAVATPPLASGQHRLGFLHRNVPGVLAKLNDLLAEQGDNVTGQTLATSGELGYVVTDVAAAPSEGSLERLGSSANAIWVRAWSA; encoded by the coding sequence GTGAAGGTCCTGCTGCTGGAGAACATCCATCCCGTCGCCGTCGAGCAGCTCGAGGCCCGTGGCTTCGAGGTCGAGCTGCTGAGCCGCTCGCTCTCCGAGGACGAGCTCATCGCCGCCCTGCCCGGAGTGTCGATGCTGGGCATCCGCTCCAACACCACGGTGACGGAGAAGGTGCTGGCCGCCGCGCCGGACCTGCTCGCGATCGGCTGCTTCTGCATCGGCACCAACCAGGTCGACCTGGCCGCCGCCTCCGCGCGCGGTGTCGCGGTCTTCAACGCGCCGTACTCCAACACCCGCAGCGTGGTCGAGCTCGTGATCGGCGAGATCATCGCGCTCGCGCGCCGCCTGCCCGAGAAGATCGAGCGGATGCACGCCGGCGTGTGGGACAAGTCCGCGAAGGGCAGCCACGAGGTGCGCGGCCGGATCCTGGGCATCGTCGGGTACGGCAACATCGGCACCCAGCTCTCCACAGTCGCCGAGGCGCTCGGCATGCAGGTCGTCTTCTACGACACCGCCGATCGCCCGGCCCACGGCAACGCCCGCCGGATGAACAGCCTCGAGGAGCTGCTCGCGATCTCCGACGTCGTGAGCCTGCACATCGACGGCCGCCCCGGCAACGCCGGTCTCTTCGGCGCCACCCAGTTCTCCCAGATGAAGCCGCGGGCGCTGTTCATCAACGCCTCGCGCGGCATGGTCGTCGACGACCACGCGCTGCGCGACCACCTGCAGTCCGGGCACCTCGCCGGCGCCGCGCTCGACGTCTTCCCGGTCGAGCCGAAGGCCCAGGGCGACGAGTTCGAGTCCGTGCTGCGCGGCCTGGACAACGTGATCCTCACCCCGCACGTCGGCGGCTCCACCCAGGAGGCGCAGGAGGAGATCGGGCGCTTCGTGTCCGGCAAGCTCGTCTCCTTCGCTCTCGAGGGCAGCACCGCCCTGTCGGTCAACATGCCTGCCGTCGCCACGCCGCCGCTGGCCTCGGGCCAGCACCGGCTCGGCTTCCTGCACCGCAACGTGCCGGGCGTGCTCGCCAAGCTCAACGACCTGCTCGCCGAGCAGGGCGACAACGTCACCGGCCAGACCCTGGCCACCTCCGGGGAGCTCGGGTACGTCGTCACCGACGTCGCCGCCGCGCCCTCGGAGGGCTCCCTCGAGCGCCTGGGCAGCTCCGCGAACGCGATCTGGGTGCGTGCCTGGTCGGCCTGA
- a CDS encoding nuclear transport factor 2 family protein → MAVTPERIRAVVEQYVELVGRGAADEIAGLYADDASVEDPVGSEPLTTREQIREFYGNLSGADISTRLIDVRICGNEAVFHFEVATRAGEASYTVAPFDVMTFDEQGRITSMRAFWSQTDMKVS, encoded by the coding sequence ATGGCAGTGACCCCCGAGCGGATCCGCGCGGTCGTGGAGCAGTACGTCGAGCTCGTCGGCCGCGGGGCCGCCGACGAGATCGCCGGGCTGTACGCCGACGACGCGAGCGTCGAGGACCCGGTTGGCAGCGAGCCGCTGACCACCCGGGAGCAGATCCGGGAGTTCTACGGCAACCTCAGCGGGGCCGACATCAGCACCCGGTTGATCGACGTGCGCATCTGCGGCAATGAGGCGGTCTTCCACTTCGAGGTGGCCACCCGGGCCGGCGAGGCGTCCTACACGGTCGCGCCCTTCGATGTGATGACCTTCGACGAGCAGGGCCGGATCACCTCGATGCGCGCCTTCTGGAGCCAGACGGACATGAAGGTCAGCTGA
- a CDS encoding DUF4031 domain-containing protein — MILLDPPHVPGHGRFWSHLASDASFEELHRFARGVGIPERGFDRDHYDVPSEWYDDLLAAGATPVSSRELVARLNAAGLRRRKTPRPR, encoded by the coding sequence ATGATCCTGCTCGACCCGCCGCACGTCCCGGGGCACGGCCGGTTCTGGTCGCACCTGGCCAGTGACGCCTCCTTCGAGGAGCTGCACCGCTTCGCCCGCGGCGTCGGCATCCCCGAGCGCGGCTTCGACCGCGACCACTACGACGTGCCGTCGGAGTGGTACGACGACCTGCTCGCTGCCGGCGCCACCCCGGTCTCCTCGCGCGAGCTGGTCGCCCGCCTCAACGCCGCCGGCCTGCGCCGCCGCAAGACCCCGCGCCCCCGCTGA
- a CDS encoding copper homeostasis protein CutC has translation MTTAPPLLEVTVLHERDVPGAVNGGADRLHLVSHAGGPEDGPTSPEPATVSAVCRASEVPVFVLLRLNGSWTTTGGELTRLAGLAHDYLGAGAAGVSFGFLDVDLGIDTGVCVELARTLRGVPWTFHRGFDAALEPQRAWRDVAGLPGLVGVRSAGSLRGMQSGIDELLATVADDPVAARLLVAGGGLLAEHVPWLLRAGVGQFHLGRQTRPGATYRSYVDAGHVRSWRLLLDDAAERIR, from the coding sequence ATGACCACCGCGCCGCCGCTGCTCGAGGTGACGGTGCTGCACGAGCGCGACGTGCCCGGCGCCGTGAACGGCGGCGCCGACCGGCTGCACCTGGTGAGCCACGCGGGCGGCCCGGAGGACGGGCCGACCTCCCCGGAGCCCGCGACCGTGTCGGCGGTCTGCCGGGCGAGCGAGGTCCCGGTCTTCGTGCTGCTGCGGCTCAACGGGTCCTGGACCACCACCGGCGGTGAGCTGACCCGGCTCGCCGGCCTCGCCCACGACTACCTCGGCGCCGGCGCGGCCGGGGTCTCCTTCGGGTTCCTCGACGTCGACCTGGGCATCGACACCGGCGTGTGCGTCGAGCTCGCCCGGACGCTGCGCGGGGTCCCGTGGACCTTCCACCGCGGCTTCGACGCGGCGCTGGAGCCGCAGCGTGCCTGGCGCGACGTCGCCGGTCTGCCCGGGCTGGTCGGGGTGCGCTCGGCCGGCTCGCTGCGCGGCATGCAGTCCGGCATCGACGAGCTGCTCGCGACGGTCGCCGACGACCCGGTCGCGGCGCGGCTGCTGGTGGCCGGGGGCGGGCTGCTCGCCGAGCACGTCCCGTGGCTGCTGCGCGCGGGGGTGGGCCAGTTCCACCTCGGGCGCCAGACCCGGCCCGGCGCGACGTACCGCTCCTACGTCGACGCGGGGCACGTGCGCTCGTGGCGCCTGCTGCTCGACGACGCCGCCGAGCGGATCCGATGA